One genomic segment of Choristoneura fumiferana chromosome Z, NRCan_CFum_1, whole genome shotgun sequence includes these proteins:
- the LOC141426493 gene encoding ATP-binding cassette sub-family F member 1 yields MSKRKGGVKIQDFDDNIEEKSGVIGNTQGITSKAKGKSKKKSKGKADYSDSDEGGKGDLKNHMSDDEVVPQPAAKKSQKKGKNKKKGADSDDEEDDIKSIDSSNVTNTSKTPSKGGKKKKGKGKKDDDWSDGGSDVELKEVSEDEIAKPVVSKKKTKNKKKDKAAESSDEEDHDDSKSVVSNTSSNAVKPAAKSKSKKGKKDDWPDEESDKELNEISEEEILPVKKKGKNKGKAPVDDVEEEIKKLNLKESLPEFEKPKKSKGKIEDDSDMSGDEDSKASESKEPAEKKMSHKEKKKLKKMQEYEKQVEMMTKKGGQGHSELDANFTVSQAQKSAGQMAALENAVDIKVENFSIAAKGKDLFVNANLLIAHGRRYGLVGPNGHGKTTLLRHLAQRAFPLPPHIDILLCEQEVTASDMSAVDTLLESDVKRTELLKECKELEAIIEKGNLSKQERLNDVYAELKAIGADSAEPRARRILAGLGFSREMQNRPTKNFSGGWRMRVSLARALYIEPTLLMLDEPTNHLDLNAVIWLDNYLQGWKKTLLVVSHDQSFLDNVCNEIIHLDQQKLFYYKGNYSMFKKMHAQKRKEQIKEYEKQEKRLKDLKAHGQSKKQAEKKQKDALTRKQEKNRSKAQREEEEAAAPVTLLQRPKEYLVKFSFPDPPPLQPPILGLHNVDFNFPGQKPLFKQVDFGIDLNSRIAIVGPNGVGKSTFLKLLVGELSPIRGELIRNHRLRIGRFDQHSGEHLTAEETPAEYLQRLFGLQYEKARKALGTFGLASHAHTIKMKDLSGGQKARVALAELTNMAPDVVILDEPTNNLDIESIDALAEAINAYKGGVVIVSHDERLIRETDCALYVIEDQTINEVDGGFDDYRKELLESLGETINSPSIIANAAVLQ; encoded by the exons ATGTCCAAGAGAAAGGGAGGAGTGAAAATACAAGACTTTGATGACAATATCGAAGAAAAATCTGGCGTAATCGGAAATACGCAAGGAATAACCTCAAAAGCTAAGGGTAAAAGTAAGAAGAAAAGCAAGGGTAAAGCTGACTACAGCGACAGTGACGAGGGTGGGAAAGGCGATCTGAAAAACCACATGTCTGATGATGAAGTGGTTCCTCAGCCTGCTGCGAAAAAATCTCAAAAGAAAG gtaaaaataagaaaaagggTGCAGATTCTGACGACGAGGAAGATGATATTAAATCCATAGACAGCAGCAATGTAACAAATACATCTAAGACGCCAAGCAAAGGTGGCAAAAAGAAGAAAG gTAAAGGAAAAAAAGATGATGACTGGTCTGATGGAGGCAGTGATGTTGAACTCAAGGAAGTCTCTGAGGATGAGATTGCAAAACCCGTTGTCAGTAAAAAGAAAA ctaaaaataaaaagaaagataAGGCTGCTGAATCATCCGATGAAGAAGATCATGATGATTCAAAATCGGTTGTGAGCAATACGTCTAGCAATGCTGTTAAGCCTGCTGCAAAGTCTAAAAGTAAAAAAG GAAAGAAAGATGATTGGCCTGATGAAGAAAGTGATAAAGAGCTGAATGAGATTTCAGAAGAAGAGATTTTACCAGTTAAGAAAAAGG GAAAAAATAAAGGGAAAGCTCCTGTAGATGACGTTGAGGAAGAAATCAAAAAGTTAAATCTAAAAGAGTCACTGCCGGAGTTTGAAAAGCCTAAAAAATCCAAG GGCAAGATAGAGGATGACAGCGATATGTCTGGAGATGAAGATAGCAAG GCCTCTGAAAGTAAAGAGCCTGCAGAGAAGAAGATGAGTCATAAAGAGAAAAAGAAGTTGAAGAAAATGCAAGAATATGAGAAGCAGGTAGAAATGATGACCAAGAAGGGAGGCCAGGGGCACAGCGAACTGGACGCCAACTTCACTGTCAGCCAAGCGCAGAAATCTGCTG GTCAAATGGCAGCCTTAGAAAACGCAGTGGACATTAAAGTGGAAAACTTCTCGATAGCAGCTAAAGGCAAAGATTTGTTTGTGAACGCGAATCTCTTGATCGCTCACGGCCGTAGGTACGGTCTTGTTGGACCCAACGGTCACGGCAAAACCACACTTCTTAGGCACTTGGCGCAGCGTGCCTTCCCTCTTCCTCCCCATATAGACATTTTGTTGTGCGAGCAAGAGGTCACGGCTAGTGACATGAGCGCTGTTGATACTCTCCTGGAATCAGATGTGAAGAGAACTG AGCTGCTCAAAGAATGTAAAGAGTTGGAGGCCATAATCGAGAAAGGGAATCTCAGCAAACAAGAGAGATTGAATGAT GTTTACGCGGAGCTGAAGGCGATAGGCGCGGACTCGGCCGAGCCTCGCGCGCGCCGCATCCTAGCCGGTCTTGGCTTCAGCCGCGAGATGCAGAACCGGCCCACTAAGAACTTCTCCGGAGGGTGGCGCATGAGAGTGTCTCTGGCCAG AGCCCTCTACATTGAACCTACGCTGCTGATGCTTGACGAGCCTACAAACCATTTGGATCTCAATGCCGTAATTTGGTTGGACAA TTACCTCCAAGGTTGGAAGAAAACTCTGCTCGTAGTATCCCACGACCAGTCTTTCTTGGACAACGTATGCAACGAAATTATCCACCTGGACCAACAGAAGCTTTTCTACTACAAGGGCAATTATTCTATGTTCAAGAAGATGCACGCGCAGAAGAGAAAAGAGCAGATAAAGGAATACGAGAAACAGGAGAAGAGACTCAAGGATCTTAAGGCGCACGGGCAGTCCAAGAAACAGGCC GAAAAGAAACAGAAAGATGCACTGACCCGTAAGCAAGAAAAGAACAGGAGCAAAGCGCAGAGGGAGGAGGAAGAGGCGGCCGCGCCGGTCACCCTGCTTCAGCGGCCCAAGGAATACCTAGTCAAGTTCTCGTTCCCCGACCCGCCCCCTCTTCAGCCGCCCATACTGGGGTTACACA ACGTGGACTTCAACTTCCCTGGTCAGAAACCTCTGTTCAAGCAAGTAGATTTCGGCATAGACCTCAACTCGCGGATAGCCATCGTCGGCCCCAACGGAGTGGGCAAGTCCACTTTCCTAAAACTGCTAGTGGGTGAGCTCAGTCCTATCCGAGGCGAACTCATCAGGAATCATAGACTG CGGATAGGTCGCTTCGATCAGCATTCCGGCGAGCACCTGACCGCGGAGGAGACCCCCGCGGAATACTTGCAGCGCCTCTTCGGTCTGCAGTACGAGAAGGCCCGCAAAGCCCTCGGCACGTTCGGGCTGGCGAGTCACGCGCACACAATCAAGATGAAGGATCTCAGCGGCGGCCAGAAGGCCAGGGTCGCGCTGGCTGAACTCACCAATATGGCGCCCGATGTTGTCATTTTG
- the LOC141438463 gene encoding uncharacterized protein — translation MKKLLINPQNLTIIILLLCFIHICCGDNVKKSVTDDNRDDNGDTNEESKDELEIPTESESNNVTCTRRQNSNMHAIQPAAENQFPFMAALMSQLDEYLCSGAVVSNGLILTTATCTSQSISYALLNTLKAKKEKDTVMLHVIKTEKFPTFTGVESLKDVGLVYTEKHNGTVASKIMISNYTNGRNLVDLEALGYGLNSDVGQTKELQYVGLENRSPLEVGNIVKAYIDCVDTKVVTCFKDYGGPAIFDNELIGIVTKGQDECTKEMSSAYAINKRMVTVLPTYSFKAWLDERIKKNEEQAPVFLTYYPSKPQGRKNVLRLSSYSAATRIIAPATYTCFAMYAILLYGYF, via the coding sequence atgaaaaaattGTTAATAAATCCGCAAAATCttactataattattttattgttgtgCTTCATTCATATTTGCTGTGGCGACAATGTGAAAAAGAGCGTTACCGACGATAATAGAGATGATAATGGCGATACAAATGAAGAGTCCAAAGATGAATTGGAAATTCCAACAGAATCTGAATCAAATAACGTAACATGTACAAGAAGACAAAATAGTAATATGCACGCAATACAACCAGCCGCTGAAAATCAGTTCCCGTTTATGGCCGCACTGATGTCCCAGCTTGATGAGTATTTGTGTTCAGGAGCCGTAGTGTCTAACGGGCTGATATTGACCACCGCCACGTGTACTTCGCAGTCGATAAGTTACGCTTTGCTTAATACACTTAAagctaaaaaagaaaaagatacaGTAATGTTACACGTAATCAAAACTGAAAAATTTCCGACCTTTACCGGTGTAGAGTCCTTAAAAGATGTGGGCCTCGTGTATACTGAAAAGCATAACGGTACTGTTGCTTCAAAAATTATGATAAGCAACTACACAAATGGTCGAAACCTCGTTGATTTGGAAGCTTTAGGGTACGGGTTGAACAGTGACGTCGGTCAAACGAAGGAACTTCAGTATGTAGGGTTAGAAAACCGCTCTCCTCTCGAAGTCGGAAACATCGTGAAAGCATACATCGATTGCGTTGACACGAAGGTCGTTACCTGTTTCAAGGATTATGGCGGCCCAGCTATTTTTGATAATGAACTCATTGGCATAGTTACTAAGGGTCAAGATGAATGCACAAAGGAAATGTCTTCCGCATATGCCATAAATAAAAGAATGGTTACTGTATTGCCTACATATTCGTTCAAGGCTTGGCTAGATGAGAGAATAAAAAAGAACGAAGAGCAGGCACCAGTGTTTCTAACGTACTATCCTTCCAAGCCTCAAGGCCGTAAAAACGTACTACGCCTGTCAAGTTATTCAGCAGCAACTCGTATTATTGCTCCTGCTACCTATACTTGCTTTGCGATGTACGCGATCTTGTTATATggatatttttga